A single window of Rickettsiella endosymbiont of Dermanyssus gallinae DNA harbors:
- a CDS encoding glycosyl transferase family 90 translates to MIHEDGKWSGNVAKNSSAKNILMFCNRPQVKGDASTIIDHIDAFVKYSTHTISLYSKIGVYPEDLDLNRFDVLIIHYSVSLFGSVYLADRAKNAIKKFNGLKVVFIQDEYRRINAVCKELANLEIDILYTCVPSAEIEKVYPSALFPSLKKINNLTGYIPENLLKQSITPLEDRSVDVGYRARKVPFWLGTLGAEKYQISDGFYKHTKHEKLNLDLSYNEKKRLYGDDWIKFISSCRTMLGVESGASVFDFSGEIERTVESYQLWHPFSSFEKNRDLFLKEHENKISLNQISPRCFEAIALKTVLILYEGNYSGILKPWQHYIPLKKDFSNIKTVIEFVRSNSQLQTIAEAAYQEIALNPLYSYKDFIHRFDVVVESEFDLRKKVKVQHPYSESCFIKDSNSFIFYKDSSKKVKKVLKFFYELLPCILKKYIRHIYFSLLEKKSI, encoded by the coding sequence ATGATACATGAGGATGGCAAGTGGAGTGGCAACGTGGCCAAAAATTCAAGTGCGAAGAATATATTAATGTTTTGCAATAGACCCCAAGTTAAAGGGGACGCGTCAACGATAATCGATCATATTGATGCCTTTGTTAAATATTCTACACATACTATTTCTCTCTACTCAAAGATTGGCGTATATCCTGAAGATTTAGATCTGAATAGATTTGATGTACTCATCATACATTATTCAGTTAGTTTATTTGGCTCTGTGTATTTAGCAGATAGAGCTAAAAATGCGATTAAAAAATTTAATGGTTTAAAAGTTGTTTTTATTCAGGATGAATATCGACGCATTAATGCGGTATGTAAAGAATTAGCTAATTTAGAAATTGATATTCTTTATACGTGTGTGCCTAGTGCCGAAATTGAAAAAGTTTATCCTAGCGCATTATTTCCAAGCCTAAAAAAAATAAATAACTTAACCGGTTATATTCCGGAAAATTTATTAAAGCAATCTATTACGCCATTAGAGGACCGTTCAGTTGATGTGGGGTATCGGGCACGTAAAGTTCCGTTTTGGTTAGGAACCCTAGGTGCTGAAAAATATCAAATTTCTGACGGCTTTTATAAACATACTAAACATGAAAAATTAAATTTAGATCTATCTTATAATGAAAAAAAACGTTTGTACGGGGATGATTGGATAAAATTTATTTCTTCCTGCCGAACGATGTTAGGTGTAGAAAGTGGCGCTAGTGTATTTGATTTTTCCGGTGAGATAGAAAGAACAGTAGAAAGTTATCAATTATGGCACCCATTTTCTTCTTTTGAAAAAAATAGAGATTTATTTTTAAAAGAGCATGAAAACAAAATCAGTTTAAATCAAATTTCACCACGTTGTTTTGAAGCCATCGCTTTAAAAACAGTACTCATTTTATATGAAGGAAATTATTCAGGCATATTAAAGCCTTGGCAACATTATATACCGTTAAAAAAAGATTTTAGTAATATAAAGACGGTTATTGAGTTTGTTCGATCAAATAGTCAGTTACAAACAATCGCTGAAGCGGCTTATCAAGAAATTGCTTTAAACCCCCTTTATTCCTATAAAGACTTTATCCATAGATTTGATGTGGTGGTTGAGAGTGAATTTGATTTACGCAAAAAAGTTAAAGTACAGCATCCGTACAGCGAATCTTGTTTCATCAAGGACAGTAATTCCTTTATTTTTTATAAAGATTCATCCAAAAAAGTAAAAAAGGTTTTAAAGTTTTTTTATGAACTGCTGCCTTGTATTTTAAAAAAATATATAAGGCATATCTATTTTTCTCTTTTAGAGAAAAAATCCATATGA
- a CDS encoding GDP-mannose 4,6-dehydratase, which translates to MMNNNFWQDRRVFITGASGLVGGWLVEALLKEGADIVVLLRDWVPNSLLLQRKNYNNISIVRGDLSHVKKLERILAEYEIKSVFHLAAQTIVPIANKNPLSTFESNIAGTWNLLEACRLNKGISSIIIASSDKAYGEAPNLPYNEAMPLNAIYPYDVSKACADRISVSYAKSFNLPIAITRCGNFFGGGDLNWNRIIPSSIRAIFRKKAPIIRSDGNLIRDYIYIEDAVSAYMKLCEGLEQNSALCGEAFNFSNESQCTVLQLVHTILNLMHSDFSPVILGENAGEISAQFLDSSKAHRDLGWWPRFTLEEGLKRTIAWYINHLERKEKVQNELSLMCAE; encoded by the coding sequence ATGATGAACAATAATTTTTGGCAAGATAGACGTGTTTTTATTACGGGGGCTAGCGGATTGGTCGGCGGATGGCTAGTAGAAGCCTTATTAAAGGAAGGTGCCGATATTGTTGTATTATTACGTGATTGGGTTCCTAATTCACTGTTGTTGCAAAGAAAAAATTACAATAATATCTCTATTGTCCGAGGCGATTTGAGCCATGTGAAAAAGTTGGAGCGTATTTTAGCTGAATACGAAATTAAGTCTGTTTTTCACTTAGCGGCGCAGACGATTGTGCCTATAGCGAATAAAAATCCTTTATCAACCTTTGAATCTAATATCGCTGGAACATGGAATTTATTAGAAGCTTGTCGCTTGAATAAAGGTATCAGTTCAATTATTATAGCCTCTTCTGATAAGGCCTATGGAGAAGCGCCTAATTTACCCTATAACGAAGCGATGCCGCTGAATGCTATTTATCCCTATGATGTGAGCAAGGCTTGTGCGGATAGAATTAGTGTCAGTTATGCTAAAAGCTTTAATCTCCCCATTGCGATTACACGGTGCGGGAATTTTTTCGGTGGTGGCGATCTGAATTGGAACCGTATTATTCCAAGCAGCATTCGTGCTATTTTTCGAAAGAAGGCGCCTATTATTCGCTCAGATGGAAATTTAATACGCGATTATATTTATATAGAAGATGCGGTTAGTGCATATATGAAATTATGTGAAGGACTAGAACAGAATAGTGCTTTATGTGGAGAGGCATTTAATTTTTCTAATGAGTCGCAATGCACTGTTTTACAATTGGTACATACCATTCTCAATTTGATGCATTCAGATTTTAGTCCAGTTATTTTGGGTGAAAATGCAGGTGAAATTTCAGCGCAATTTTTAGATTCATCAAAAGCGCATCGCGATTTAGGCTGGTGGCCTCGTTTTACTCTAGAAGAAGGGTTAAAAAGGACGATTGCTTGGTATATAAATCATCTAGAGAGAAAAGAGAAGGTGCAGAATGAATTGTCGCTTATGTGCGCAGAGTGA
- a CDS encoding class I SAM-dependent methyltransferase, translating into MNCRLCAQSELVSIIALGQLPLANAFSENKIIQDEKKYNLEALLCQGCGLVQLRDVLDPKSLFSHYLYFSSYSDTMLLAAKQLVEHIIPSLPENPFIIEIGSNDGYLLKNYTRYGISVLGIDPAENISKKAYSDEIPVLCDFFNENLAKKLVEEDKQADIIHANNVMAHIPSINNFIRGLKLLLKPMGYAIIEVPYFLDLINNLQFDTIYHEHVYYFSVKPLKIAFHNNDLEIFNIDQLAIHGGSLRIFVGHKGARPVKPMIDELITKEEERGLYEQSTYFKFMRSLLDLKDNLINQLSELKKHGKRIAAYGASAKGTTLLNFFDINSDALDFIVDRNPKKQGLYAPGTSLEVKLPNALLDKKIEYALLLTWNFTEEILEQQKAFREQGGKFIVPLPHVKTLG; encoded by the coding sequence ATGAATTGTCGCTTATGTGCGCAGAGTGAGCTAGTTTCTATTATTGCTTTAGGCCAGCTACCTTTAGCAAACGCTTTCTCAGAAAATAAAATAATTCAGGATGAAAAAAAGTATAACCTAGAGGCCCTGCTCTGTCAGGGCTGTGGTTTAGTACAACTTCGTGATGTGCTTGATCCAAAAAGCTTATTTTCACACTATCTTTATTTTTCTTCTTATTCCGATACCATGCTGTTAGCAGCAAAGCAGCTGGTTGAGCATATTATTCCTAGTCTTCCAGAAAATCCCTTTATAATTGAAATAGGTAGCAATGATGGTTATTTATTAAAAAACTATACACGCTACGGTATTAGCGTTTTAGGGATTGATCCGGCTGAAAACATTTCAAAGAAAGCCTACAGCGATGAAATTCCCGTGTTATGTGATTTTTTCAATGAAAATCTAGCAAAAAAATTAGTGGAAGAAGATAAACAAGCGGACATTATTCATGCGAATAATGTCATGGCACACATTCCGAGCATCAATAATTTTATTCGTGGCTTGAAGCTTTTATTAAAACCGATGGGATATGCGATCATTGAGGTGCCTTATTTTCTAGACCTCATCAATAATTTACAATTTGATACTATCTATCATGAGCATGTATATTATTTTTCAGTAAAACCGTTAAAAATAGCCTTTCATAATAATGATTTAGAAATATTTAATATTGATCAATTAGCAATTCATGGCGGAAGTTTAAGGATTTTTGTTGGACATAAAGGCGCGCGGCCGGTTAAGCCAATGATTGATGAGCTGATTACAAAAGAAGAAGAAAGAGGTTTATATGAACAATCAACCTACTTTAAATTTATGCGTAGCTTACTTGATTTAAAAGATAATTTAATCAATCAGCTTTCTGAGTTAAAGAAACACGGCAAGCGTATTGCGGCTTATGGTGCTTCAGCAAAGGGAACCACATTATTAAACTTTTTTGATATAAATAGCGACGCACTCGATTTTATAGTAGATAGAAATCCTAAAAAACAAGGGCTTTATGCACCTGGCACTTCTTTAGAAGTTAAATTACCTAATGCGTTGCTGGATAAAAAAATAGAGTATGCGTTGTTATTAACTTGGAACTTTACGGAAGAGATTTTAGAACAACAAAAAGCATTTAGAGAGCAGGGTGGAAAATTTATTGTTCCTTTACCGCATGTTAAAACGCTGGGATGA
- a CDS encoding dTDP-4-dehydrorhamnose 3,5-epimerase family protein gives MGAYLIEMEPHQDERGYFSRFFCSREFKKHGLVTNFVQMSTSFNKKKGQIRGMHYQQEPYAETKLVRCTQGAIYDVIIDIRLESPTYYQYYGTELTAENKKMFYIPKGFAHGYKTLEDKSEVLYMMDTFYEHKSASVLSIKDINVYFTLC, from the coding sequence ATGGGCGCCTATTTAATTGAAATGGAACCACATCAGGATGAGCGGGGTTATTTTTCACGTTTTTTTTGTAGTAGAGAATTTAAAAAGCATGGCCTGGTAACAAATTTTGTGCAAATGAGCACGTCTTTTAATAAAAAAAAGGGACAAATTCGCGGAATGCATTATCAGCAAGAACCGTATGCGGAAACTAAATTAGTGCGCTGTACACAAGGAGCAATCTATGATGTTATCATCGATATAAGACTAGAATCGCCAACCTATTATCAGTATTATGGTACTGAATTAACCGCAGAAAATAAAAAAATGTTTTACATTCCGAAAGGATTTGCGCATGGATATAAAACCTTAGAGGATAAATCTGAAGTTTTATATATGATGGATACTTTTTATGAGCATAAATCAGCAAGCGTATTAAGTATTAAAGATATTAATGTATATTTTACTTTGTGTTGA
- a CDS encoding TylF/MycF/NovP-related O-methyltransferase: MKTFERTGSAYPHDQEVWLDIEEIVKEHDVPLKDVLESFSIYTRRINLTRFLLHYELFKMAKDLPGCIVECGVYRGAGLLTWAKLVEIFCPGDRIKKVLGFDNFKGFERLATQDGMEKPERSKVVGGWNAGVYYEELLKHIDLFHKDSFIPRSKRIELVEGDLSKTAEQYTKENPGLRISLLHLDVDLYEPTLAALKAFYPLVVPGGVVIFDEYGMTEWPGESQAVEEYFGSSMPKLNKFPFASTPGTYIIKGS; this comes from the coding sequence ATGAAGACCTTTGAAAGAACGGGTAGTGCATATCCACATGATCAAGAGGTGTGGCTAGATATTGAAGAAATTGTTAAAGAACACGATGTTCCCTTGAAGGACGTGCTTGAATCTTTTTCTATTTATACACGTAGAATAAATTTAACGCGTTTTTTGCTTCATTATGAACTATTTAAAATGGCAAAAGATCTTCCAGGATGTATCGTTGAATGTGGCGTTTATAGAGGCGCAGGTCTTTTAACATGGGCTAAATTAGTTGAAATATTTTGTCCTGGGGATCGGATCAAAAAAGTCCTTGGCTTTGATAATTTTAAAGGTTTTGAGCGATTAGCTACGCAAGATGGTATGGAAAAACCTGAGCGTTCTAAGGTAGTCGGCGGATGGAATGCAGGTGTTTATTATGAAGAATTGCTTAAACATATCGATTTATTTCATAAGGATAGTTTTATCCCGCGCTCTAAAAGAATTGAATTAGTTGAAGGTGATCTTTCTAAAACTGCAGAACAATACACTAAAGAAAATCCTGGATTAAGAATTTCTCTTTTACACTTAGATGTCGATCTTTACGAGCCTACTTTGGCGGCATTAAAAGCATTTTATCCTCTCGTAGTTCCGGGTGGTGTTGTTATATTTGATGAGTATGGCATGACAGAATGGCCAGGCGAAAGTCAAGCAGTTGAGGAATATTTTGGTTCTAGTATGCCAAAATTAAATAAGTTTCCTTTTGCATCCACGCCAGGAACATATATTATCAAGGGAAGCTAA
- a CDS encoding phytanoyl-CoA dioxygenase family protein: MLDRYLIDFKLNNWQVCLSKAREQITNNGFFIAKNLLDERLLKSVRKYISNFIFQLCKKQGISSATIRSDEHFDNGFKALCHKDRKLAGIVYRACRRITPLHELSCHKKIIQLSKQIMSTSYVVSSNLKAVRIDHPNEDTYLFDLHQDYPYIQDSMNALVYWIPLKKVTAKEGTLRIYSGSHKEGVAKVKVIDSANLNKNGAHTIELANKYLKEKYER; this comes from the coding sequence ATGCTTGATAGATATTTAATTGATTTTAAATTAAATAATTGGCAAGTATGTTTATCCAAAGCAAGAGAACAGATTACGAATAACGGATTTTTTATCGCTAAAAACTTATTAGATGAGCGCCTATTAAAATCCGTTAGGAAATATATCAGTAATTTTATTTTTCAACTGTGTAAAAAACAAGGTATTTCAAGTGCGACGATACGATCGGATGAGCATTTTGATAATGGATTTAAAGCATTATGTCATAAAGATAGAAAATTAGCCGGCATTGTTTATAGAGCTTGCCGTAGAATAACACCCTTACATGAGCTGAGTTGTCATAAAAAAATTATTCAACTTTCCAAACAAATTATGTCGACCTCTTATGTGGTTTCTTCTAACTTAAAAGCCGTTCGTATTGACCACCCGAATGAAGATACCTATCTGTTTGATTTACACCAAGATTATCCGTATATACAAGATTCTATGAATGCCCTCGTTTATTGGATCCCTTTAAAAAAGGTTACTGCAAAAGAAGGCACTTTAAGAATTTATTCGGGATCACATAAGGAAGGGGTGGCAAAAGTTAAGGTAATAGATTCAGCTAATTTGAATAAAAATGGCGCGCACACGATTGAATTAGCGAATAAATATTTAAAGGAAAAATACGAACGATGA
- a CDS encoding phytanoyl-CoA dioxygenase family protein: MITDKQALFYQNNGYLILKNFYTLDELMPIYVGIKKLIDLVRERNNLPSIDVKDAISEDNFDDGFLELAYGNRKEASLIYDIIKYIPEFIRLSSSLKNKQLYESLLDACLAGYAGSGNGIRIDLPQEDKFLYSWHQDFPYQLRSLDGIVFWSPLRTLTNENGPLQIAACSHKQGAQKLYYAGNNENKGYNLRIKNVDALISNYDIIKPLLKPGDLLVFDFCAIHKSGFNFSQKSRWSMQFRYFNFLNKFGRETKWLGGFAVGRSIEDVIPHLFF; the protein is encoded by the coding sequence ATGATTACCGATAAGCAAGCTTTATTTTACCAGAATAATGGCTACCTTATTTTAAAAAATTTTTATACCCTTGATGAGCTCATGCCTATTTATGTGGGTATAAAAAAACTTATCGATTTAGTTCGAGAAAGAAATAATTTGCCATCCATAGATGTGAAAGATGCTATCTCTGAAGATAATTTTGATGATGGGTTTTTAGAATTAGCCTATGGGAATAGAAAAGAAGCCAGTTTAATTTATGATATTATAAAATATATACCTGAATTTATACGTTTATCGTCTTCATTAAAAAATAAACAATTATATGAATCGTTGTTAGATGCTTGTCTAGCTGGATATGCGGGAAGTGGCAATGGTATTAGAATTGATCTTCCACAGGAAGATAAGTTTCTTTATTCTTGGCATCAAGATTTTCCTTATCAGCTTAGAAGTTTAGATGGTATTGTTTTTTGGTCTCCACTACGCACGCTAACCAATGAAAATGGGCCTTTACAAATCGCAGCATGTTCACATAAGCAAGGCGCACAGAAGTTATACTATGCAGGAAATAATGAAAATAAAGGATATAATTTACGAATTAAGAATGTAGACGCGCTCATTTCAAATTATGATATTATAAAACCGCTATTAAAACCGGGTGATTTACTGGTTTTTGATTTTTGTGCTATCCATAAATCAGGTTTTAATTTTTCTCAAAAATCGCGTTGGTCAATGCAATTTAGATATTTTAACTTTTTAAATAAATTTGGTAGGGAAACAAAATGGTTAGGCGGCTTTGCAGTAGGGCGATCAATAGAGGATGTGATACCCCATTTGTTTTTTTAA